The Haemorhous mexicanus isolate bHaeMex1 chromosome 35, bHaeMex1.pri, whole genome shotgun sequence genome window below encodes:
- the LOC132341098 gene encoding RNA-binding protein 4B isoform X1, whose amino-acid sequence MVKLFIGNLPREATEQEIRSLFEQYGKVLECDIIKNYGFVHIEDKTAAEDAIRNLHHHKLHGVCINVEASKNKSKASTKLHVGNISPACTNLELRAKFEEYGPVIECDIVKDYAFVHMERAEDAVEAIRGLDNTEFQGKRMRVQLSTSRLRTAPGMGDKSGCYRCGKEGHWSKECPVDRPGQVADFAEAYNEQYGAVRTPYTAGYGETVYYDEAYGGMADYYKRYRVRSYATASAYDAYAEQTMAQYSQYAQYSQVQSSAMAATTAMAGRIPTTLDAYDRALLPTPGAAAAVAAAAATAAAAAASSTYYTRDRSPLRRTAAAASTVGEAYTYERGQLSPVSSVARASLYDMQRFGRDPYADRARYSAF is encoded by the exons ATGGTGAAGCTGTTCATCGGGAACCTGCCGCGGGAGGCGACGGAGCAGGAGATCCGCTCCCTGTTCGAGCAGTACGGGAAGGTGCTGGAGTGCGACATCATCAAGAACTACGGCTTCGTGCACATCGAGGACAAGACGGCGGCCGAGGACGCCATCCGCAACCTGCACCACCACAAGCTGCACGGCGTCTGCATCAACGTGGAGGCCAGCAAGAACAAGAGCAAGGCCTCCACCAAGCTGCACGTGGGCAACATCAGCCCCGCCTGCACCAACCTAGAGCTGCGCGCCAAGTTCGAGGAGTACGGCCCCGTCATCGAATGTGACATCGTCAAGGACTACGCCTTCGTGCACATGGAGCGGGCCGAGGATGCCGTGGAGGCCATCCGGGGGCTGGACAACACCGAGTTCCAAG GCAAGCGGATGCGCGTGCAGCTGTCCACCAGCCGGCTGCGGACGGCGCCCGGGATGGGAGACAAGAGCGGCTGCTACCGCTGCGGGAAGGAGGGGCACTGGTCTAAGGAGTGCCCGGTCGATCGCCCGGGGCAAGTGGCGGACTTTGCCGAGGCCTATAACGAGCAGTACGGAGCCGTGCGCACTCCCTACACCGCGGGCTATGGGGAGACCGTGTATTACGATGAGGCCTACGGCGGGATGGCCGACTACTACAAGCGCTACCGCGTCCGCTCCTACGCCACGGCCTCGGCGTACGACGCCTACGCGGAGCAGACCATGGCCCAGTACTCCCAGTACGCCCAGTACTCCCAGGTCCAGTCCTCGGCCATGGCCGCCACCACGGCCATGGCCGGCCGCATCCCCACCACCTTAGACGCGTACGACCGAGCGCTGCTGCCCACCCCGGGCGCGGCGGCCGccgtcgccgccgccgccgccaccgccgcggccgccgccgcgtCCTCCACGTATTACACCCGGGACAGGAGCCCCCTGCGCCGCACGGCCGCCGCGGCCAGCACCGTCGGAGAGGCGTACACGTACGAGCGTGGGCAGCTGTCGCCCGTCTCCTCGGTGGCCCGGGCGTCCCTCTACGACATGCAGCGCTTCGGGCGGGACCCGTACGCGGACCGGGCGCGATACTCCGCCTTTTGA
- the LOC132341098 gene encoding RNA-binding protein 4B isoform X4: MVKLFIGNLPREATEQEIRSLFEQYGKVLECDIIKNYGFVHIEDKTAAEDAIRNLHHHKLHGVCINVEASKNKSKASTKLHVGNISPACTNLELRAKFEEYGPVIECDIVKDYAFVHMERAEDAVEAIRGLDNTEFQGGSRW, encoded by the coding sequence ATGGTGAAGCTGTTCATCGGGAACCTGCCGCGGGAGGCGACGGAGCAGGAGATCCGCTCCCTGTTCGAGCAGTACGGGAAGGTGCTGGAGTGCGACATCATCAAGAACTACGGCTTCGTGCACATCGAGGACAAGACGGCGGCCGAGGACGCCATCCGCAACCTGCACCACCACAAGCTGCACGGCGTCTGCATCAACGTGGAGGCCAGCAAGAACAAGAGCAAGGCCTCCACCAAGCTGCACGTGGGCAACATCAGCCCCGCCTGCACCAACCTAGAGCTGCGCGCCAAGTTCGAGGAGTACGGCCCCGTCATCGAATGTGACATCGTCAAGGACTACGCCTTCGTGCACATGGAGCGGGCCGAGGATGCCGTGGAGGCCATCCGGGGGCTGGACAACACCGAGTTCCAAG
- the LOC132341098 gene encoding RNA-binding protein 4B isoform X2 has translation MVKLFIGNLPREATEQEIRSLFEQYGKVLECDIIKNYGFVHIEDKTAAEDAIRNLHHHKLHGVCINVEASKNKSKASTKLHVGNISPACTNLELRAKFEEYGPVIECDIVKDYAFVHMERAEDAVEAIRGLDNTEFQARPPRRRTPTATSCAGPEQRVTPGCRPPL, from the exons ATGGTGAAGCTGTTCATCGGGAACCTGCCGCGGGAGGCGACGGAGCAGGAGATCCGCTCCCTGTTCGAGCAGTACGGGAAGGTGCTGGAGTGCGACATCATCAAGAACTACGGCTTCGTGCACATCGAGGACAAGACGGCGGCCGAGGACGCCATCCGCAACCTGCACCACCACAAGCTGCACGGCGTCTGCATCAACGTGGAGGCCAGCAAGAACAAGAGCAAGGCCTCCACCAAGCTGCACGTGGGCAACATCAGCCCCGCCTGCACCAACCTAGAGCTGCGCGCCAAGTTCGAGGAGTACGGCCCCGTCATCGAATGTGACATCGTCAAGGACTACGCCTTCGTGCACATGGAGCGGGCCGAGGATGCCGTGGAGGCCATCCGGGGGCTGGACAACACCGAGTTCCAAG CACGGCCGCCCCGCAGGAGGACCCCGACGGCGACGTCCTGTGCCGGGCCGGAGCAGCGGGTGACGCCAGGCTGCCGCCCGCCCTTGTAG
- the LOC132341098 gene encoding RNA-binding protein 4B isoform X3, whose amino-acid sequence MVKLFIGNLPREATEQEIRSLFEQYGKVLECDIIKNYGFVHIEDKTAAEDAIRNLHHHKLHGVCINVEASKNKSKASTKLHVGNISPACTNLELRAKFEEYGPVIECDIVKDYAFVHMERAEDAVEAIRGLDNTEFQGGPRRRRPVPGRSSG is encoded by the exons ATGGTGAAGCTGTTCATCGGGAACCTGCCGCGGGAGGCGACGGAGCAGGAGATCCGCTCCCTGTTCGAGCAGTACGGGAAGGTGCTGGAGTGCGACATCATCAAGAACTACGGCTTCGTGCACATCGAGGACAAGACGGCGGCCGAGGACGCCATCCGCAACCTGCACCACCACAAGCTGCACGGCGTCTGCATCAACGTGGAGGCCAGCAAGAACAAGAGCAAGGCCTCCACCAAGCTGCACGTGGGCAACATCAGCCCCGCCTGCACCAACCTAGAGCTGCGCGCCAAGTTCGAGGAGTACGGCCCCGTCATCGAATGTGACATCGTCAAGGACTACGCCTTCGTGCACATGGAGCGGGCCGAGGATGCCGTGGAGGCCATCCGGGGGCTGGACAACACCGAGTTCCAAG GAGGACCCCGACGGCGACGTCCTGTGCCGGGCCGGAGCAGCGGGTGA